The Sphingosinicella flava genome includes the window ACCGGTCCATCGCCTTGGCGAGAGCCTCGACCAGCGACGGGCGGTCGACGCTATGGATGGCGTCGAACAGGGCCACGGCCTCGTCCGCCTTGTTCGATTGCAGCTGGCCGACGAGGTGCAGCGCGACATCCGAATGTTCGGCGCGCAGGGCGGGCCATTTATCCGCCGCTTCCTGAACGCGATTTTCGCCGAAGATACGGTGCCCGGCATCCAGCAACGGGCGAATCTCCTCCACGCCCTTCGTCTTGGAGACGGCGATCAGGGTCACCTCTTCGGGCTTGCGCCCGGCGCGCTTCGCGGATTTCAGGATCGTTGCGCGCACGGCGCCAAGGCGAGCTTCGGGAGATGCGCTGGTCATGGGCTTTGCCTATAGGAAGGGCCATGCGCCGCCGCCAGTCCCCTTCCCCGCCCATTCCGCGCCTGTGGCTGATGACCGACGAGCGGCTGGGCGACAGGCTGTGGGCGGCACTTGAACGGCTTCCGCGCGGAAGCGGGATCGTCTTCCGGCACTATCGGCTGCCAAAGGCGGAGCGGCGGAAGATGTTCGGCCAGGTCGCCCGCATCGCCCGCCGCCGCAATCTCATGCTCGTGGCGGCGGCTGCGGATGGATTGACGACAGCCCGCCTGGACGGCGTGCATAATCATACCGGCCGGCCGCATATTCATGCCGGCTTCCGCACCGCCTCCGCGCACAATTTGCGGGAAGTGATCGCGGCGTGCCGAAGGGGCGCCGATATCGTCTTTCTCTCCCCTGTCTACGCCACCCGCTCGCATCCGGGCGCCAAAGGCATCGGAGCGCTGCGTTTCGGCCTGCTGGCGCGGGGTTCCAGGGTTCCGGTCATCGCGTTGGGGGGCATGAACGCGGCGCGAGGGCGGCGGATGAAAGGTCTCGGCGCCTATGGCTGGGCGGGGATCGATGCGTGGAGCTGATTGAGACCCCTGGGTGCGATACCGGCATCGCCGAAATTCCAGCTTTCGCTGGAATGACGGTTGAGGGGGGAGGTCTCTCCATCAAATCAACGCTGCTGGCCGATGCGGTCCTTAACCGGCCAGTGCATGAACGGCCTTTGCAGGAAGACGCTATAGGATAAGGGGAAGCGCCGCCTAGAAGCGGAAGGCGGTGCCGACGTAGACCGACTGGCTGTCGCGGCGATCGTCTTCCAGCGGCTCCAGGCGGTCGCGCTGGATGCGATAGCGGGCGCCGGCCGTGACCGCGACGTTGCGCGCGATCGAATAGGAACCGCCGACGCCGAGCGAATAGCTTTCCTCCGGCACCACGATGCGCGGCAGCGGGCTGGTGGCGCGTTCGGCGCCGACTTCGACTCGGCCGGTGAATTTCTTCGCCGAATAGGAGACGCCGATATCCGCGGCCTGGCGTTCGCCGGGCAGCACGCCGCCCTGAATGCGCGCGACGTCGCCGGAAAGCGCGAAACGCTTCCAGCCCACGGCCAGGCCGAGATTGTAGGATACGGGGGTCAGGGCCGTCACCGCGCTGGCCGAGGCTTCGCCCGCAATGCCGCGATCCTGGACCGGGCGCGTGGTCGACGCGCGGACGGCGACGCGCACCGCCTTGTTCTTTTCGGTCGCCGCCGAAGGCGTGAAGCTATAGCTGCCGAGCCGGGCGCCGCGACGCGCGAATTCGGCGGCCAAACGGGGGTCGGCGATGGCGGGCGTGAACGAACCGACGCCGGCGAGGCTGAAGGACCGCGCGGTCCGCACATTCTTCTTCGCCTTCGATTCGGTCGCGGCAAGGGCGGGCGACAGCAGAAGCGCGAGCGCTGCGAGCGCCGTCCCCCCTGTTCCAACCATCCAAGCCTGCCTGCTCACGCCATTCGTCTCCCGTAACGATATGGTTTGTAGAACGACTCCCGTGCCGGCACTATAGCAGCAACGCACAATTTACGGGAATCTCCTCGCAATGTTGCCCATTTCCCACAAACCGGACTGACCCAGCATGAACGGCAAACGCGAACAGCGCTTGCCGGTTGCGCGAGGGCAACTATAAACGGCGGGAAACCTTATTTTCAGCGTCGAGGATTGTCAGTCGATGAAGCGTTCCCTCCACCTTGGCGCGGCCCTTGCCGCCGCCCTCGCCCTTTCCGGTTGCCAATGGATACGGGACGACATCAACAAATCCCTCGGCAAGGATCAGGCCGATCCGGTGCAGAAGGCGGATCTGGCGGCCAGCCAGGTGACGTCGATCGGCGTCAACGCCTATTTGTGGAAAGCCGCGCTCGAGACCTTGTCCTTCGCGCCACTCGCCCAGGTCGATTCGAACGGTGGCGTGATCGTCACCGATTGGTATGCCAACCCGAACAGCCCGGCCGAGCGGATGAAGGTGACCGCGACGATCCTCGACCGCGATCTGCGCGCCGACGCGTTGCGCGTCGCGGCGTCGCGCCAGGTTTCGCAGAACGGCCAGTGGGTGGATGCGCCGGTCGCCGCCGCGACCGTCCAGAAGCTGGAGGAGATCATCCTCACCAAGGCCCGCGACTTGCGCCGGGCAGCCGTGGTCAACTAATCTTCCAAGCAAAAGGCTGATCCATGGCAGCGCGTTTCAACCCGCTCGACGCCGACGCCCGTTGGCAAAGGGTCTGGGAAGAAAGGGGCGTGTTCCACGCGTCCGACACGAGCCCCAAGCCCAAAAGCTATGTGCTGGAGATGTTTCCCTATCCGTCGGGACGCATCCATATGGGCCACGTCCGCAATTACACGATGGGCGACGTCCTCGCCCGCTATCGCCGCATGCAGGGCTTCGAGGTCTTGCACCCGATGGGCTGGGACGCCTTCGGCATGCCCGCCGAAAATGCCGCGATGGAAAAGAAGGTGCATCCGGGCGACTGGACCCGCGCCAATATCGCGACGATGCGGGCGCAGCTGAAGCGCCTCGGCTTCGCGTTCGACTGGAGCCGCGAGCTCGCCACCTGCGAGCCCGATTATTACGGGCAGGAACAGGCGCTGTTCCTCGATCTTTATGAAGCGGGCCTCGTCTACCGCAAGCAGAGCGAGGTGAATTGGGATCCGGTCGACATGACCGTGCTCGCCAACGAGCAAGTGATCGATGGGCGCGGCTGGCGTTCCGGTGCCTTAGTCGAGCGGCGTAAGCTCAATCAATGGTTCCTGAAGATCACCGATTTCGCGGAGGAATTGCTCGACGGCCTCGATGCCCTGGAGGATTGGCCGGAAAAGGTCCGGCTGATGCAGAAGAACTGGATCGGCAAGAGCATGGGGCTCCGCTTCCGGTTCCAGCTCGCATCGCCCATAACAGGGCATGACGAGGTCGAGGTGTTCACCACCCGGCCCGACACGATCTTCGGCGCGAGCTTTGTCGCCGTCGCCGCCGACCACCCAATCGCGCTGGGCCTCTCGGACAATCCCGAGGTCGCCGCCTTCATCGCCGAATGCAAGCAGGGCGGCACGACCGCCGCCGAGCTCGAAACGGCGGAAAAGAAGGGGTTCGACACCGGCATCCGCGTACGCCACCCGCTCGATCCCGACTGGCACTTGCCGCTCTACATCGCCAATTTCGTGCTGATGGATTATGGCACCGGCGCCGTGTTCGGTGTGCCGGGGCACGACCAGCGCGATTTCGAATTCGCGTCCAAATATGGGCTTCCCATCAACCGCGTCGTTGCCTCGAGCCTTGACGAAGCGGGCCAGCCAATCGGCGGTGAAGCGGAAACGGGCGGCGGCGTGATCGTCAACAGCCGCTTTCTCGACGGCATGGACGTCGAAGCCGCCAAGGCCGCCGTCATCGCCCGCGCCGAGAACGGCGGCTGGGGCCGGGGCACGACCGTCTGGCGCCTGCGCGACTGGGGCGTGTCGCGCCAGCGTTATTGGGGCACGCCGATCCCGATCATCCATTGCGAGGCGTGCGGTCCCGTGGGGGTGCCGAAGGATCAGCTGCCGGTGGCACTGCCGGAAGATGTCAGTTTCGACATTCCCGGCAACCCGCTGGAACGTCATCCCACTTGGAGCAAGGCCGATTGCCCGCAATGCGGCGCGGCGGCGCGGCGGGAGACGGACACGCTCGACACCTTCGTCGATTCGAGCTGGTATTTCATCCGCTTCGCCAGCCAGCCGGACGACAAGCCGTTCGACAAGGCGGTCGCGGCCAGCTGGCTGCCCGTCGCCCAATATATTGGCGGCGTGGAACATGCGATCCTGCACCTGCTCTACGCCCGTTTCTGGACGCGCGCGCTGCAGCGGATCGGCAAGCTGGACGTCGCCGAGCCGTTCCAGGGCCTGTTCACGCAAGGGATGGTGACGCACGAAACCTATAGAGCGGGCGACGGCAGCTGGCTGTCCCCTGACGAAGTGCGCTGCGAAGGCGACGATTGGATCCACATCGAAAGCGGCCAGCCGGTCACCGCCGGCCGCGTCGAGAAGATGTCGAAATCCAAGAAGAACGTCGTCGATCCCGAGCCGATCGTCGACCAATATGGCGCCGACGCCGTGCGCTGGTTCATGCTGTCCGACAGCCCGCCCGAGCGCGACCTGCCGTGGAGCGAGGCGGGGATCGAAGGCGCCTGGCGCTTCGTCCAGCGCCTGTGGCGCCTGGCGGATGAGAATGTGGCGGCAGAGGGGCAGGACAAGGCGCTCGACCGCAAGCTCCACCAGACCATCGCCAGTGTCGCCGCCAACATTGAGTCGCTCGCCTTCAACAAGGCGGTGGCGAATATCTACGAATTGACCAGCGCGATCGAGAAAGCGGCGCCTTCGGCCTCGCGTAGCGCCGCCATCCGCGCCCTCCTGCGCATCGTCGCGCCGATGGTGCCGCATCTCGCCGAGGAGGCCTGGGCCGCGCTTGGCGAGCCGGGCTTGATCGCCGACGCCGCCTGGCCCGAGGTGGATGCCGCCCTTTTGGTCGAGGATGAGGTGACCATCGCCGTCCAGGTCAACGGCAAACTGCGCGACACGCTCACCGTCGCGAAAGATCTGCCCGGACCGGAGCTGGAACAGGCCGCCTTGGCCAGCGACAAGATCGCCCGCGCGCTCGACGGCAAGGCGCCGCGCAAGGTGATCGTCGTTCCGAACCGGCTGGTCAACATCGTCGCATGAGGACCGCGATCGCCCTCGCCGCCGCTTTCTTGATGAGCGGGTGCGGCTTGCGCCCGCTCTATGGGGGCGGAGGCCAAGGCGCGGTGGTGCGGACGTTGAGCGGGGTCGATGTCGCGCCGATCCCGGGACGCGCCGGGTGGCTGGTACGCACCGCGCTCCAGGACCGGCTCCGCGCCGCCGGTGACGCCGCGCCGCGCTATCGCCTGCAGATCGTGCTGGACGATGAGATTACCGGCTACGGCATCCGCGCCGACAATGCCACGACGCGCGAGCGGCGGACCTTGCGGGCGCGCTACCAGCTCGTCGACGCCGCGCTCGGCACCGTGCTGCTCGATGCGACGGCGGGGTCGGATGCGGGCATCGACGTGGTGAGTTCCGAATATGCGACGGTCGCCGCCGAGGAAACCGCGCTCGAGCGCCTGTCGGCGGAGCTCGCCGACCAGATCGTGGCGCGTGTCGCGCTCTACGCCGCGCGCGAAAATCCGTGAAGGCCAATCGCGGGCAGGTCGAAAAGGCGCTGCGGGCGCCAGGGCCGGATACTCGCTTCATCCTGCTCCACGGTCCCGACGATGCGGGATCGCGCGCGCTTGCCAAGCTCCTCGGCCAGGCGCTGGGCGGCGATGCCGAGCGGATCGACCTCAGCGGCGCGGAGCTTAAGGCCGATCCTGCGCGGCTGGCCGATGAGGCGGCGTCCATCTCCATGTTCGGCGGCGCGCGCTATATCGAGGTCGATCCGGCGGGCGACGAATGCGCCGCGGCGGTGGAAGCGCTGATCGAAGCCCCGGCGGCGGGCAATCCCGTCCTGCTGCTCGGCGGCGCGCTCAAGGGAACGTCGCGCCTGCTGAAACTCGCGCTCGCCGCGCCCAATGCCCTCGCCTTCGCCAGCTATGCGCCGGAGGGACGCGATGCGGGCCGGGTCGCGATGGATCTGGCGCGGGAACAGGGCCTGACCTTGCGTCCCGACGTCGCCCAGCGCATCGCCGACATCACCGGCGGCAACCGGGCGCTGATCGATCAGGAAATGCGCAAATATGCGCTCTATGCCGATGCCGAACCGGATCGGCCGCAGGCAATCGACCATGACGTGATCGATGCCGTCGGCGCGGCCAGCGACGAGGGCGATTTGTCGCGGATCGTCGATGCGGTCGCTGGCGGCGACCCGGCCCTGCTGAAAATCGAGCTGGCGCGTTTGGCGACCGAGAATGTGGAGGGCATCGCCCTGCTGCGCGCGGTGCTGCGCCGCTTCACCCTGCTCGCCCGGATGCGGGCATCGGTCGAGGGAGGAAACAGCCTCGATGCCGTCATGACGTCAGAAGGCAAGGCGTTGTTCTGGAAAGAAAAGCCCGCCGTTCAGCAGCAGCTTGGCCGGTGGCGGGGCGCATTGCTTGCCCGCGCCCTGGAGCGGCTTCTCGATGCCGAACGGCTGGTCAAAAGTTCAGGAGGCCCCGGCCCCATCGCGGCCGAGGAAACCTTGTTCGCGATCGCGCGCCAGGCAGCGCGCCTGCGCTGAGGGTTTATATCCGTTCGTTGCTGAGGCGCTGGCAGATCATGTCGAGCTGATCGAGCGTCGAATAAGTGAGGGTCACCGTGCCGCCCGCGCCGTCCTGATAGCCGATTGCTACCTTGAGGCCGAGCATGTCGCCAAGCTGGCGCTCGAGCGCCGCAAGGTCCGCATCCTTGGCGCCGCCCCCGGACGGCACCCGGTCTCCCGCCGCCTTGCGCGGCTTCGCATCGCGGACCAATTTCTCGACGTCGCGCACCGACAAGCCGCGCGCGACGATATCATCCGCCAGCTGCTCGGCATCGGGCGCAGAAACGAGCGCGCGGGCATGGCCCATGCTGATCTCGCCCGACGCCACCTTGGCGCGGACCGACGCCGGCAGGTCGAGCAGGCGGAGGAGATTGGCGACGTGGCTGCGCGATTTGTGGACGATCTTGCCCAGCGCGTCCTGGGTGTGCCCGAAATCGGCGATGAGGCGCTGATAGGCTTCCGCTTCCTCGACCGCATTCAGATCCTGGCGCTGGATGTTTTCGATCAGCGCGACTTCAAGCGTGTTGGGATCGTCGAACTCGCGGACGACGACCGGCACTTCGTGAAGCTGGGCACGCTGTGCCGCCCGCCAACGCCGCTCGCCCGCAACGATTTGATACCGGCCGCCATGGGGACGGACGACGAGCGGCTGGAGCACGCCGCGCGCACGGATCGACTCGGCGAGTTCGTTCAGAGCGGCTTCGTCGAAATGGCGGCGCGGCTGATCGGGATTGGGAGCGATGCTCGCTACGGGCACGAGTTGAACGCCCTTGCCGGCGCCGGGGCGTTCTTCGGAGGGGGCGCTTTCGCCCAGCAGGGCGGACAGGCCGCGGCCCAATCCCGGCGCGCGCTTTCTCATCGGAATTTCGCTCATGCGGCTTCTGCTTTCTCCGGCAAGCGGGCGATCAATTCCCGCGCGAGGGACATATAGGCTTCGGACCCCGGACAACGCATGTCGTAGATGAGCGCCGGTATGCCATGGCTAGGCGCCTCGGACAGGCGGACATTTCGCGGAATAACCGTATCGAACACGGTTTTGCCGAGCACGGCGCGGACATCGTCGGCCACTTGGCCGGACAAATTGTTGCGGCGATCGAACATGGTGAGGGCAACGCCGACCACGGAAAGCCCCGGATTGAAGCGGTCGCGGACGAGCTCGATTGTACGGAGCAGCTGGCTTAGGCCTTCCAAAGCGAAAAATTCCGCCTGCAACGGTACGAAAATCGACTCCGCGGCGACCAGCGCGTTGACGGTGAGAAGACCGAGCGAGGGCGGGCAATCGATCAGGCAAATGTCCCAGCGGGCCGCGCCGGACGCGTTCAGCGCGGCGTCCAATCGATGGGTGCGGTCGGGCTCGCCCACCAGCTCGACCTCGGCGCCGGAGAGGTTCACGGTCGCGGGAACGACATGAAGGTTGGGAACGATGGTGGCGACCGCGACGTCCTCCAATCCGCCATTGCCGAGGAGGAGATCGTAACTGGACGATTCGCGTTGGGAATGATCGACTCCGAGGCCCGTCGACGCGTTGCCCTGCGGATCGAGATCGACGACCAAAACCTTCCAGCCGGTCGCGGCGAGCGCGGTGGCTATGTTGATTGTCGTGGTGGTCTTCCCCACCCCGCCTTTCTGGTTGGCGACCGCGAGCTTGATCATGTGCGCCTCGTCCCCTTCGCCCGCTGAACCCCCTGCGCCACGATGATTCCAGCGTCGGAATCGGTCAGGCTGGGCTCGACCCGGAAGAAACCGTGCCACAAACCCGCCTGCGCTTCCAGTTCCGATGCAGCATTGCGTCCTTTCGGCAAGATCCAGGTCGTGCCCTTATCCGAAAACGGCAATCCGAGCGGCAGGATAGTGTGCAGGGGCGCAAAAGCGCGGGCGCTGATGACGTCATAGCGGCGCGGCGGTACCCGCTCCACTTTGGCGCACAGAATTTGCGTTTTGCCTGAAAGAGCGAGCGTGTCGGCGGCACGGCGGAGAAAATCGACGCGTTTCGGCCGC containing:
- a CDS encoding YggS family pyridoxal phosphate-dependent enzyme, encoding MTSASPEARLGAVRATILKSAKRAGRKPEEVTLIAVSKTKGVEEIRPLLDAGHRIFGENRVQEAADKWPALRAEHSDVALHLVGQLQSNKADEAVALFDAIHSVDRPSLVEALAKAMDRFGRRPGCFIQVNIGAEPQKGGCAVDQLPELLTFARECGLPIAGLMCIPPAAVEPAPYFALLAKLAKDHGLDGLSMGMSSDFETAIMIGATHVRVGTALFGERA
- a CDS encoding thiamine phosphate synthase is translated as MRRRQSPSPPIPRLWLMTDERLGDRLWAALERLPRGSGIVFRHYRLPKAERRKMFGQVARIARRRNLMLVAAAADGLTTARLDGVHNHTGRPHIHAGFRTASAHNLREVIAACRRGADIVFLSPVYATRSHPGAKGIGALRFGLLARGSRVPVIALGGMNAARGRRMKGLGAYGWAGIDAWS
- a CDS encoding DUF3576 domain-containing protein, with product MKRSLHLGAALAAALALSGCQWIRDDINKSLGKDQADPVQKADLAASQVTSIGVNAYLWKAALETLSFAPLAQVDSNGGVIVTDWYANPNSPAERMKVTATILDRDLRADALRVAASRQVSQNGQWVDAPVAAATVQKLEEIILTKARDLRRAAVVN
- the leuS gene encoding leucine--tRNA ligase encodes the protein MAARFNPLDADARWQRVWEERGVFHASDTSPKPKSYVLEMFPYPSGRIHMGHVRNYTMGDVLARYRRMQGFEVLHPMGWDAFGMPAENAAMEKKVHPGDWTRANIATMRAQLKRLGFAFDWSRELATCEPDYYGQEQALFLDLYEAGLVYRKQSEVNWDPVDMTVLANEQVIDGRGWRSGALVERRKLNQWFLKITDFAEELLDGLDALEDWPEKVRLMQKNWIGKSMGLRFRFQLASPITGHDEVEVFTTRPDTIFGASFVAVAADHPIALGLSDNPEVAAFIAECKQGGTTAAELETAEKKGFDTGIRVRHPLDPDWHLPLYIANFVLMDYGTGAVFGVPGHDQRDFEFASKYGLPINRVVASSLDEAGQPIGGEAETGGGVIVNSRFLDGMDVEAAKAAVIARAENGGWGRGTTVWRLRDWGVSRQRYWGTPIPIIHCEACGPVGVPKDQLPVALPEDVSFDIPGNPLERHPTWSKADCPQCGAAARRETDTLDTFVDSSWYFIRFASQPDDKPFDKAVAASWLPVAQYIGGVEHAILHLLYARFWTRALQRIGKLDVAEPFQGLFTQGMVTHETYRAGDGSWLSPDEVRCEGDDWIHIESGQPVTAGRVEKMSKSKKNVVDPEPIVDQYGADAVRWFMLSDSPPERDLPWSEAGIEGAWRFVQRLWRLADENVAAEGQDKALDRKLHQTIASVAANIESLAFNKAVANIYELTSAIEKAAPSASRSAAIRALLRIVAPMVPHLAEEAWAALGEPGLIADAAWPEVDAALLVEDEVTIAVQVNGKLRDTLTVAKDLPGPELEQAALASDKIARALDGKAPRKVIVVPNRLVNIVA
- the lptE gene encoding LPS assembly lipoprotein LptE, with the translated sequence MRTAIALAAAFLMSGCGLRPLYGGGGQGAVVRTLSGVDVAPIPGRAGWLVRTALQDRLRAAGDAAPRYRLQIVLDDEITGYGIRADNATTRERRTLRARYQLVDAALGTVLLDATAGSDAGIDVVSSEYATVAAEETALERLSAELADQIVARVALYAARENP
- the holA gene encoding DNA polymerase III subunit delta — protein: MKANRGQVEKALRAPGPDTRFILLHGPDDAGSRALAKLLGQALGGDAERIDLSGAELKADPARLADEAASISMFGGARYIEVDPAGDECAAAVEALIEAPAAGNPVLLLGGALKGTSRLLKLALAAPNALAFASYAPEGRDAGRVAMDLAREQGLTLRPDVAQRIADITGGNRALIDQEMRKYALYADAEPDRPQAIDHDVIDAVGAASDEGDLSRIVDAVAGGDPALLKIELARLATENVEGIALLRAVLRRFTLLARMRASVEGGNSLDAVMTSEGKALFWKEKPAVQQQLGRWRGALLARALERLLDAERLVKSSGGPGPIAAEETLFAIARQAARLR
- a CDS encoding ParB/RepB/Spo0J family partition protein, with the translated sequence MSEIPMRKRAPGLGRGLSALLGESAPSEERPGAGKGVQLVPVASIAPNPDQPRRHFDEAALNELAESIRARGVLQPLVVRPHGGRYQIVAGERRWRAAQRAQLHEVPVVVREFDDPNTLEVALIENIQRQDLNAVEEAEAYQRLIADFGHTQDALGKIVHKSRSHVANLLRLLDLPASVRAKVASGEISMGHARALVSAPDAEQLADDIVARGLSVRDVEKLVRDAKPRKAAGDRVPSGGGAKDADLAALERQLGDMLGLKVAIGYQDGAGGTVTLTYSTLDQLDMICQRLSNERI
- a CDS encoding ParA family protein, encoding MIKLAVANQKGGVGKTTTTINIATALAATGWKVLVVDLDPQGNASTGLGVDHSQRESSSYDLLLGNGGLEDVAVATIVPNLHVVPATVNLSGAEVELVGEPDRTHRLDAALNASGAARWDICLIDCPPSLGLLTVNALVAAESIFVPLQAEFFALEGLSQLLRTIELVRDRFNPGLSVVGVALTMFDRRNNLSGQVADDVRAVLGKTVFDTVIPRNVRLSEAPSHGIPALIYDMRCPGSEAYMSLARELIARLPEKAEAA
- the rsmG gene encoding 16S rRNA (guanine(527)-N(7))-methyltransferase RsmG; its protein translation is MNGRAWVERHCNVSRETLERMEAFVALLRSENEVQNLISRATLDSIWERHIWDSAQLLRFAPDAKSWIDLGTGAGFPGLIIAALSQAKVTMVETRPKRVDFLRRAADTLALSGKTQILCAKVERVPPRRYDVISARAFAPLHTILPLGLPFSDKGTTWILPKGRNAASELEAQAGLWHGFFRVEPSLTDSDAGIIVAQGVQRAKGTRRT